Proteins from one Panthera leo isolate Ple1 chromosome D1, P.leo_Ple1_pat1.1, whole genome shotgun sequence genomic window:
- the LOC122199980 gene encoding olfactory receptor 5W2-like, which translates to MAVENCSVMTDFILLGLTGRKDVQQGLFVFFLLVYAITMIANLGMILLIKLDCRLHTPMYYFLSNLSFCDVCYSSTVSPKMLAGFLAEQKKIPYNSCAIQLYFFGAFADVECLMLAVMAYDRYAAICNPLLYTITMSRRICIQLVALAYIVGFVDSAIHTGCTFRLAFCNSNIINHFFCDIPPLLSLSSSDTSINEIVMFTFIGCVVGCSVITVLLSYTYIIMTILRMNSAEGRRKAFSTCASHLTAVAIFHGTLLFMYFRPSSSYSMDTDKMASVFYTVVIPMLNPLIYSLRNKDVKG; encoded by the exons ATGGCTGTTGAGAACTGCTCTGTGATGACGGACTTCATACTCCTAGGACTTACTGGAAGAAAAGATGTGCAGCAGGGGCTCTTTGTGTTCTTTCTGCTGGTTTATGCCATAACCATGATTGCCAATCTAGGGATGATCCTGCTGATCAAACTGGACTGCAGGCTCCACACACCCATGTATTATTTCCTGAGCAACCTGTCTTTCTGTGATGTCTGCTACTCCTCCACTGTCTCTCCCAAGATGCTGGCTGGCTTCCTAGCTGAGCAAAAGAAGATTCCATACAACTCGTGTGCAATTCAGCTGTATTTTTTCGGGGCCTTCGCAGATGTGGAGTGTCTCATGTTGGCTGTCATGGCTTACGACCGGTATGCAGCCATCTGTAATCCACTTCTGTATACAATCACCATGTCCAGGAGAATCTGCATCCAGCTCGTGGCCCTTGCCTACATCGTGGGATTTGTGGATTCGGCGATCCACACCGGTTGCACGTTTCGATTGGCATTCTGCAATTCCAATATCATCAATCACTTTTTCTGTGACATCCCACCCTTGCTGTCCCTCTCGTCTTCGGATACATCTATAAACGAGATAGTGATGTTCACTTTCATTGGTTGTGTGGTGGGGTGCAGCGTCATCACCGTCCTCCTCTCCTACACCTACATCATAATGACCATCCTCAGAATGAACTCAGCGGAAGGGAGACGCAAAGCCTTTTCTACATGTGCCTCCCACTTGACCGCAGTGGCCATATTTCACGGCACACTCCTGTTCATGTATTTCCGACCCAGCTCCAGTTACTCTATGGACACGGACAAAATGGCCTCTGTGTTCTACACGGTCGTCATCCCAATGTTAAACCCACTGATCTACAGCTTACGGAATAAGGATGTGAAAG gCTGA
- the LOC122200683 gene encoding olfactory receptor-like protein OLF2 has translation MDGKNCSSVNEFLLLGISNISGIKVTLFVTFLIVYLIILIANLGMIMLIRMDSKLHTPMYFFLSHLSFSDLCYSTAIGPRMLVGLITKIKSIPFYGCALQFWIFCTFADSECLLLAVMAFDRYKAISNPLLYKANMSSRVCFLLMAGVYMVGLVDASANTILTFRLCFCGSNVINHFFCDVPPLLLLSCSDTQVNELVIFTIFGFIELITLSGLFVSYCYIILAVIKIRSAEGRFKAFSTCTSHLTAVAIFQGALLFMYFRPSSSYSLDQDKPPCSIPL, from the coding sequence atgGATGGAAAAAATTGCTCTTCTGTGAATGAATTCCTTCTCTTGGGAATTAGCAATATCTCTGGAATTAAAGTGACCCTATTTgtcacatttttaattgtttatctCATCATTCTTATTGCAAACCTCGGGATGATCATGTTAATTAGAATGGATTCTAAGCTTCACACACCAATGTATTTCTTCCTCAGCCACCTCTCTTTCAGTGACCTCTGTTATTCTACAGCAATTGGACCCCGGATGCTGGTAGGCCTCATTACCAAGATAAAGTCAATTCCTTTCTATGGCTGTGCTCTGCAATTCTGGATCTTCTGCACGTTTGCAGATTCTGAGTGCCTACTGCTGGCGGTGATGGCCTTTGATCGCTACAAGGCCATTAGCAACCCCTTGCTCTACAAGGCCAACATGTCCAGCAGAGTGTGCTTTCTGCTCATGGCTGGGGTTTACATGGTAGGGCTTGTGGATGCTTCTGCAAATACAATATTAACATTCAGGTTATGTTTCTGTGGATCAAATGTGATCAACCACTTCTTCTGTGATGTCCCACCTCTCCTTTTGTTATCTTGCTCAGATACCCAAGTTAATGAGTTAGTGATATTCACCATTTTTGGCTTCATTGAGCTGATTACCCTTTCAGGGCTCTTTGTGTCTTACTGTTATATCATCCTGGCAGTGATAAAGATCCGCTCTGCTGAGGGGAGATTCAAAGCTTTCTCCACCTGCACCTCCCACTTAACTGCTGTTGCAATTTTCCAGGGAGCCCTGCTCTTTATGTATTTCCGCCCGAGTTCTTCCTACTCTCTTGATCAAGACAAACCTCCTTGTTCTATACCCTTGTGA
- the LOC122200770 gene encoding olfactory receptor 5W2-like, with product MDKENCSSLTEFFLLGITDNSEIKVTLFTTILLIYLTNLLANLGMIILIRMNSQLNTPMYFFLSHLSFCDLCYSTAVGPKMLVDLLAKNPSIPFVGCALQFLIFCMFVDSECLLLAVMAFDRYKAISNPLLYTVNMSSRVCFLLMAGVYVLATADALIHTTLTFRLCFCGSKEINHFFCDVPPLLLLSCADTQLNELAIFTIFGFIELSTISVVLVSYCYIILSVLKIRSAEGRFKAFSTCTSHITTVAIFQGTMIFMYFRPISSYSLDQDKMTSLFYTLVIPMLNPLIYSLRNKDVKRALEKLKNKLQF from the coding sequence atggacaaagaaaactGCTCCTCCTTGACTGAATTCTTTCTCTTGGGAATTACCGACAACTCTGAGATCAAAGTGACTTTATTCACCACCATCCTGCTTATTTATCTCACCAATCTCCTGGCAAACCTCGGAATGATTATTCTAATTAGAATGAATTCTCAGCTGAACACACCAATGTACTTTTTCCTTAGCCACCTCTCTTTCTGTGACCTCTGTTATTCCACAGCAGTTGGGCCCAAAATGTTGGTAGACCTTTTAGCCAAAAACCCATCAATCCCTTTCGTTGGCTGTGCTCTACAATTCTTGATCTTCTGTATGTTTGTAGATTCCGAGTGCCTACTGCTGGCGGTGATGGCCTTTGATCGGTACAAGGCCATTAGCAACCCCTTGCTCTACACGGTCAACATGTCCAGCAGAGTGTGCTTCCTGCTCATGGCCGGGGTTTACGTGCTGGCAACGGCAGATGCTTTGATACACACGACACTAACATTCCGGTTATGTTTCTGTGGATCAAAGGAGATTAATCACTTCTTCTGTGATGTACCTCCTCTCCTATTGCTCTCTTGTGCAGACACACAACTCAACGAATTAGCAATATTCACCATTTTTGGCTTCATTGAACTGAGCACCATTTCAGTAGTCCTTGTCTCTTATTGTTATATAATCCTATCTGTCCTGAAGATCCGCTCTGCTGAGGGGAGGTTCAAAGCTTTCTCCACCTGCACCTCCCACATAACTACTGTTGCAATTTTCCAGGGGACCATGATCTTCATGTATTTCCGGCCGATTTCTTCCTACTCTCTTGATCAAGACAAAATGACTTCCTTGTTTTACACCCTTGTGATTCCCATGTTAAACCCACTGATTTATAGCCTACGGAACAAGGACGTAAAAAGGGccttagaaaaattgaaaaacaaattacagttttaa